Proteins from a genomic interval of Sphingobacterium sp. SYP-B4668:
- a CDS encoding DUF4843 domain-containing protein: MQKFLLAFKKNKEMKRYISLLIVVLCISMTSCFKDHEEDFYLPDFRIEFQDAVITTNTPGLSYPILKDLRTKAGVQKYQINLIGGLKDTDQVVKIKIREESTAKAQEHYLLPKGLEIVIPAKTAFGYFEVEIPELSNTSAVRLIFDLESNEHIQASANYKTLGLSIRK; the protein is encoded by the coding sequence ATGCAAAAGTTTTTATTGGCCTTTAAGAAAAACAAAGAGATGAAAAGATATATAAGTTTATTAATCGTCGTGTTATGTATTTCGATGACTTCATGTTTTAAAGATCATGAAGAAGATTTTTATCTTCCTGATTTTAGAATAGAGTTTCAAGATGCTGTAATCACGACCAATACTCCTGGACTGTCATATCCAATTCTAAAAGATCTTCGCACCAAAGCAGGTGTTCAAAAGTATCAGATTAATTTGATTGGAGGGTTGAAAGATACGGACCAAGTTGTTAAGATTAAAATTAGAGAGGAGAGTACTGCAAAAGCACAAGAACACTATTTGCTCCCCAAAGGGCTGGAGATTGTCATTCCCGCAAAGACAGCTTTTGGTTATTTTGAAGTGGAGATTCCTGAATTAAGCAATACCAGTGCTGTTCGTTTGATTTTTGATTTAGAATCAAATGAACACATTCAAGCCAGTGCAAATTATAAGACGTTAGGGCTGTCCATTCGAAAATAA
- a CDS encoding FecR family protein yields MKNQNRILYLLTRKRKYGLDEQEQQELDSWIGEDDSKKMLLKQLENQDKQHEVLQKFQRFASQQSLAEFKKHHINVVHSTSRLSTKTRPLIYWSVAALVLVCSTIALYFMADRHTTNKADELSIAAKNIAPGKDKAILKLSNGDYVILEDIAYGTSKNVNGLKIIKSSDGEISYEPSGNTELSVMVNKIVTPKGGQYRIRLSDGTRVWLGAESELEYPLQFAGNSRQVKLSGEAFFEVTRHKGADDVHVPFQLILPQQTIDVLGTSFNVSAYPNDPINRTTLVKGKVKVTTSHSSITLEPGQQALVVKNEGTLQINQVDVRNMEEWKNRSFRFEEESIQEIMKKIARWYDVEISYEGDVTTELFTGAVSKYENPSKVLKLLELTGKIKFRIEGRRIIVMS; encoded by the coding sequence ATGAAAAATCAGAATAGAATCTTGTATTTATTGACCCGTAAGAGAAAGTACGGATTAGACGAGCAAGAACAACAGGAACTGGACAGTTGGATTGGAGAAGATGATTCCAAAAAGATGTTATTGAAGCAGCTTGAGAATCAAGACAAGCAGCATGAAGTCCTTCAAAAATTCCAACGCTTTGCCAGTCAGCAATCTTTGGCCGAATTCAAAAAACATCATATTAACGTAGTTCATTCGACAAGCCGCCTCTCAACGAAAACCAGGCCGCTCATTTACTGGTCAGTCGCAGCTTTGGTGTTGGTGTGCAGTACGATTGCGCTTTATTTTATGGCGGATAGACATACAACTAACAAAGCAGATGAATTGTCGATTGCTGCTAAAAATATCGCCCCGGGTAAGGATAAGGCCATATTGAAGTTGTCTAATGGCGATTATGTCATATTGGAAGATATTGCCTATGGAACCTCTAAAAATGTGAATGGTTTAAAGATCATCAAATCTTCTGATGGAGAGATTTCCTATGAACCTTCAGGCAATACAGAGTTATCGGTGATGGTCAATAAGATTGTTACCCCTAAGGGAGGGCAATATCGAATTCGCCTTTCCGATGGTACACGTGTATGGCTGGGTGCCGAGTCGGAATTGGAATATCCCCTTCAATTTGCTGGAAACTCCCGACAAGTCAAGTTATCAGGTGAAGCCTTTTTCGAGGTTACTCGACATAAAGGGGCTGATGATGTCCATGTTCCTTTTCAACTTATACTTCCTCAACAGACCATCGATGTGCTGGGAACTTCCTTCAATGTGTCAGCCTATCCAAATGACCCTATCAATAGGACAACATTGGTTAAAGGTAAGGTCAAAGTGACAACTTCACATAGCTCCATTACCTTGGAACCCGGACAGCAGGCTCTAGTGGTGAAAAATGAGGGGACACTACAAATCAATCAAGTGGATGTTCGCAATATGGAGGAGTGGAAAAATAGGAGCTTTAGATTTGAAGAAGAGTCCATTCAGGAAATCATGAAAAAGATAGCTAGGTGGTACGATGTAGAAATAAGCTACGAAGGAGACGTGACGACAGAATTATTTACAGGTGCAGTCTCTAAGTATGAGAACCCGTCAAAAGTTCTCAAACTACTAGAACTGACTGGTAAGATAAAATTTAGAATAGAAGGAAGGAGGATTATCGTTATGTCATAA
- a CDS encoding sigma-70 family RNA polymerase sigma factor, translating into MKLQDRPSNLTEYPLNMGVEADFDYIYSAYFAPLCYFTTKFVAEHGVDVVNSLFARMWANHIELNNSAHAQSFLYLSAKNACLDYIKTKGREREREKEYTYLLQLSDDDLQLEVIYVEYMADIYREINNLPAQCAKIVTLSYIEGMQNSQIAEQLQISVQTVKNQKSKGLKILRKLFINNPNKYLFFLFLIKM; encoded by the coding sequence ATGAAATTACAGGATAGACCTTCAAATCTTACTGAATACCCCTTGAATATGGGGGTTGAGGCGGATTTTGATTATATTTATTCTGCATACTTTGCTCCTTTATGTTATTTTACGACCAAGTTCGTAGCGGAGCACGGAGTCGACGTTGTCAATAGTTTGTTTGCAAGAATGTGGGCGAATCATATCGAATTGAATAATTCGGCACATGCACAATCATTTCTCTATCTATCAGCAAAAAATGCTTGTCTAGATTATATTAAGACAAAAGGAAGGGAACGAGAACGAGAAAAAGAGTACACATATTTACTTCAACTTTCAGATGACGATTTACAGCTTGAAGTTATCTACGTAGAATATATGGCTGACATTTACCGCGAGATTAATAATTTACCCGCACAATGTGCGAAGATAGTGACGCTCAGCTATATAGAAGGGATGCAGAATAGTCAAATTGCTGAACAACTCCAAATCAGTGTCCAAACCGTGAAAAATCAAAAGTCAAAAGGCCTGAAGATATTGCGAAAACTGTTTATTAATAACCCAAACAAATATCTTTTTTTTCTTTTCTTGATTAAAATGTAA
- a CDS encoding TonB-dependent receptor codes for MKIKNYKKAFMRINLIFIMLLSTVMSAYSSVSYAQKVTLETRNASIREVFESIRQQTSYNFIYSKRLLSKSNPVNVNLKNVSVKEALDACFEGQPINYLLQGENIVISSKINSNYIAEVVDLQFDIRGKVGLKTNDELRSAAGVSIRIKGKDAATSTDGNGNFQIKASMNDVLIISFVGYVTEEVTVRGTSNLEITLDEKINELDAVVVTGYTTQEKRSITGAMSSIKKEALENVPVQSFDRAMQGQVSGVNVMAANGVPGGPVRINIRGTGSITAGNEPLIIVDGVQLNTSTSSGQTASNPLSFLNNNDIESIEILKDGAAASIYGAQAANGVVLVTTKAGKAGKTKINLNYYNGITSPMPEMKMMNSQQFFQSRFEARNNRYPTRTPERNRADILSGLGLPEDMTDAEIAALPTYNWQEAAFRTGHTNNVDLSVSGGNDNTTFFLSGSYNKTDGNVVSIDFERATAKLSLTHKLTNRLALSTNVNLSTITQNGTSGSNGSTGAYAAPQYSAPMILPYIPIYMPDGSYNAPIDGFPGSSNRNPIQESVLGTLKSRTKAIVSNFSATYQINDKLNFKSFYGIDYRIIDDERYVDPRTRSGAASQGSLTIGNRQNSNFLTNQTLNYKTSFGSHHNLSALLGAEYRYDNREISSVTGTGFTTYQFRSMQSAAIVTAGSGSWTGFKRAGVFGQVNYDFQKKYLLSGVLRYDGSSRFGKNNKFGWFPAISAGWNIAEESFLNDLAWVNQLKLRVGYGETGNDDIGNFDSRALYGSASSSNYNQEPGIYPIGIENALLKWERNVTTNIGIDYGFFNSRIQGSVELFRRVSKDLLLNKPLPYLSGFSNVTSNVGELKNEGIEFEIRTRNIESDNFSWSSNFNISFLRNRVTKLFGEDDVLPGDQSVRVGYALGTNVTYEYAGVNSATGRPMWYDANGNVTYQPSAPNDYKIFGNKLSDFYGGFTNTFNYKGFSLNVFFHYDYGRELSNSGMNSKWYANGGDNRNTLEWIFNNRWTTPGQLTTVPRPYDGNAETNGMSQVSSSSRYLEDASFIRLKNVSLSYRLPKSWTNRIKLSDVKVYAQGENLATWTKWTGYDPELIIDSGDFTSSQGAIPQTRAYTLGIQVGF; via the coding sequence ATGAAAATAAAGAACTATAAGAAGGCCTTTATGCGTATTAATCTTATTTTTATTATGTTGCTGTCTACCGTTATGAGTGCTTATTCCTCCGTGAGTTATGCACAAAAAGTAACGTTGGAAACTCGAAATGCTTCAATTAGAGAAGTGTTTGAATCCATCAGACAGCAAACATCTTACAATTTTATCTATTCAAAGCGATTGCTATCCAAGTCTAATCCAGTGAATGTAAACTTGAAAAATGTCTCTGTGAAGGAGGCGCTAGATGCCTGTTTTGAAGGTCAACCTATTAACTACTTGCTCCAAGGGGAGAATATCGTCATCAGTTCAAAAATAAACTCGAACTATATTGCAGAAGTTGTTGATTTGCAGTTTGATATACGTGGAAAAGTGGGCCTTAAGACAAATGATGAGCTACGTTCTGCTGCAGGTGTCAGTATCCGTATCAAGGGAAAGGATGCGGCAACATCTACAGATGGGAATGGTAACTTTCAGATTAAGGCATCTATGAATGACGTGCTCATAATCTCCTTTGTGGGCTATGTTACAGAAGAAGTTACCGTCCGAGGGACCTCCAATTTGGAAATTACCTTAGATGAAAAAATCAATGAGCTGGATGCGGTGGTCGTGACGGGGTATACGACACAAGAGAAGCGATCGATTACTGGAGCGATGTCATCCATCAAAAAAGAGGCCTTAGAAAATGTTCCGGTGCAATCGTTCGATCGTGCAATGCAAGGACAAGTATCCGGTGTCAATGTAATGGCAGCAAATGGGGTTCCAGGCGGTCCCGTTCGGATCAATATTCGAGGCACCGGCTCTATCACTGCTGGAAATGAACCTTTAATCATTGTTGATGGCGTACAGTTAAACACGTCCACATCCTCTGGGCAGACAGCAAGTAACCCACTTTCATTTTTGAATAACAATGATATCGAGTCCATTGAAATCTTAAAAGATGGTGCCGCAGCATCTATATATGGTGCACAAGCTGCGAATGGTGTGGTACTGGTGACCACGAAAGCTGGTAAGGCTGGAAAGACCAAAATCAATCTAAACTATTACAACGGTATCACTAGTCCAATGCCTGAAATGAAGATGATGAACTCTCAACAGTTTTTTCAATCCCGATTCGAAGCCAGAAATAATCGGTATCCCACTCGTACGCCGGAAAGGAATAGAGCTGATATTCTGTCTGGACTTGGTCTTCCAGAGGATATGACTGACGCAGAAATAGCTGCGTTACCCACTTATAATTGGCAAGAGGCTGCTTTCAGGACTGGACATACCAATAACGTAGATCTCTCAGTTAGCGGCGGAAACGATAATACCACTTTTTTTCTATCCGGATCATATAATAAGACGGATGGAAATGTAGTTTCTATTGATTTCGAGCGCGCCACTGCTAAATTGAGCTTGACACACAAACTTACAAATAGACTTGCCCTGTCAACCAATGTCAATCTAAGCACCATCACTCAGAATGGAACTTCGGGAAGTAATGGATCTACTGGGGCATATGCAGCACCCCAATATAGTGCACCTATGATTCTCCCATACATTCCCATCTATATGCCCGATGGTAGTTATAATGCGCCTATCGACGGTTTTCCTGGTTCATCTAACCGTAACCCGATACAAGAGAGTGTATTAGGAACATTGAAGAGCCGCACTAAAGCCATCGTGTCTAATTTTTCGGCCACTTATCAGATCAATGACAAATTGAATTTTAAGTCTTTTTACGGAATAGACTACCGTATCATAGATGACGAACGCTATGTCGACCCTCGTACTCGGAGTGGAGCGGCCTCCCAAGGATCACTGACTATAGGGAACCGTCAAAATAGCAACTTCTTAACCAATCAAACCTTAAACTATAAAACATCTTTTGGAAGTCATCATAATCTTTCAGCGTTATTAGGAGCCGAGTATCGCTATGACAATAGAGAGATATCTTCGGTGACTGGTACAGGATTTACAACGTATCAATTCCGATCTATGCAATCCGCTGCAATTGTCACCGCTGGTAGTGGCAGCTGGACTGGATTTAAGCGCGCAGGGGTATTTGGTCAAGTCAACTATGATTTTCAGAAAAAATACCTTTTGAGTGGAGTGTTGAGATATGACGGTTCGTCCCGATTTGGGAAAAACAACAAATTTGGATGGTTCCCAGCCATATCGGCGGGTTGGAATATAGCTGAAGAGTCCTTCCTCAATGACCTTGCTTGGGTCAATCAACTGAAATTGAGAGTAGGGTATGGCGAGACAGGCAATGATGATATTGGCAATTTTGATTCGAGGGCGCTTTATGGAAGTGCAAGCTCTTCTAACTATAATCAGGAACCTGGTATTTATCCAATAGGCATAGAAAATGCTTTACTTAAGTGGGAACGCAATGTTACCACCAATATTGGAATAGACTATGGCTTCTTCAATAGCCGTATACAAGGATCTGTTGAACTTTTTAGAAGAGTGAGTAAAGATTTACTTTTGAATAAGCCATTACCTTACCTAAGTGGTTTCTCTAATGTAACGAGTAATGTGGGAGAGCTCAAAAATGAGGGCATAGAGTTCGAAATTAGGACACGTAATATTGAATCTGATAATTTTTCATGGTCGAGTAATTTCAATATCTCTTTTTTACGTAACCGCGTGACCAAATTGTTCGGAGAGGATGATGTCCTGCCTGGAGACCAGTCTGTAAGGGTGGGATATGCATTGGGCACTAACGTGACTTATGAATATGCTGGAGTCAACTCTGCTACGGGGCGACCCATGTGGTATGATGCAAACGGTAATGTTACCTATCAACCATCTGCACCCAATGATTATAAGATTTTTGGAAATAAATTAAGTGATTTCTATGGTGGATTCACCAATACCTTCAATTATAAAGGTTTCTCTCTAAATGTATTCTTTCACTACGATTATGGACGTGAGCTCAGCAACAGCGGTATGAATTCGAAGTGGTACGCCAATGGCGGAGACAATAGAAATACATTAGAATGGATATTCAATAACAGATGGACTACACCTGGTCAGTTGACCACAGTACCACGTCCATATGATGGTAATGCCGAGACTAACGGCATGTCACAAGTATCTTCAAGTAGTAGATATTTGGAAGATGCGTCATTTATCCGTCTTAAGAATGTGTCGTTATCTTATCGATTGCCTAAATCCTGGACCAATCGTATTAAACTATCAGATGTTAAAGTGTATGCACAAGGTGAGAACTTAGCTACTTGGACCAAATGGACAGGGTACGATCCCGAATTAATCATTGATTCAGGAGACTTTACCTCTTCTCAAGGCGCGATTCCACAAACTAGGGCTTATACACTAGGCATACAAGTTGGATTTTAA
- a CDS encoding RagB/SusD family nutrient uptake outer membrane protein, translating into MKMKKSAFIILLATTVLASSCEKILEVDPRQSIDASTALTSPEALTAATNGVYAKLREVSLYGRDLIAIPEVLADNGVNTGAGNRLIKESNNEIGAHVSNWQQSYYGINRINLILDALNGVAMEESVKNNIKGQNLFLRALLYHNLLRVYAYDPTAIVQESNRGGVPILVKGVLEVDDIPFAARGSIKEGYDLVYQDLAEAYTLISDKNNAPAFATKGAVAALFSRVALYNGDDQKVIEEADKAIASKVATFPGKAELLNSWRAEKHPESFFEIAFTTADNLGSNESLRATFMTRTTVTSSTTASFGNVVVSDDLYAAYSAVDTRRGWIQKGLGANANRNEMTKFASKNGVANLDNVPVIRYAEILLNKAEALANLDRGEEANTILNQIRTRANLAEVSLSGTALLDEILLQRRLELAFEGHRFFDLKRRGEDVIKDAGNVSFHDFRMLGRLPIREVEINPNLVQNFGY; encoded by the coding sequence ATGAAAATGAAAAAATCAGCATTTATCATACTATTGGCTACTACTGTGTTAGCCAGTTCCTGTGAAAAAATATTAGAAGTAGACCCACGTCAATCCATCGACGCTTCTACGGCGCTCACCAGTCCAGAGGCATTAACTGCAGCTACAAATGGGGTGTATGCAAAATTGCGGGAGGTGAGTCTCTACGGTCGTGATTTGATTGCCATACCAGAAGTTCTTGCCGATAACGGTGTCAATACAGGTGCCGGAAATAGATTGATAAAAGAATCCAATAACGAGATAGGAGCCCATGTGTCCAATTGGCAACAGTCTTATTATGGAATCAATCGCATCAATCTGATTCTAGATGCGTTGAACGGAGTAGCGATGGAAGAAAGTGTAAAAAACAACATTAAAGGACAGAACTTGTTTTTGAGAGCGCTCCTATATCATAATCTCCTAAGGGTATATGCATACGACCCGACCGCTATTGTTCAGGAGTCTAATAGGGGAGGAGTACCCATTTTGGTTAAAGGCGTGCTGGAAGTCGATGATATTCCCTTTGCTGCTCGTGGCAGTATCAAAGAAGGCTATGATTTGGTTTATCAAGATTTAGCGGAAGCTTATACCCTTATTTCAGATAAGAATAATGCGCCAGCATTCGCAACTAAAGGAGCCGTTGCTGCACTTTTTAGTAGGGTTGCTTTATATAATGGAGATGATCAGAAAGTAATTGAAGAAGCAGATAAGGCAATCGCAAGTAAGGTAGCAACCTTTCCTGGGAAAGCGGAGTTGCTTAACTCCTGGCGTGCAGAAAAACATCCAGAGTCTTTCTTTGAGATTGCATTTACAACGGCCGATAATCTGGGTAGTAACGAATCATTAAGAGCTACCTTTATGACCCGTACCACCGTAACGTCTAGCACCACGGCTTCTTTTGGGAATGTAGTAGTCAGTGATGACCTTTACGCGGCCTATTCCGCTGTTGATACCCGAAGAGGATGGATTCAGAAAGGATTGGGCGCTAATGCCAATCGAAATGAAATGACAAAATTTGCTAGTAAGAACGGAGTGGCCAACCTAGACAATGTGCCAGTGATTCGATACGCGGAGATTCTGTTGAATAAAGCAGAAGCCTTGGCAAATTTAGATAGAGGAGAAGAAGCCAATACCATCCTAAATCAAATTCGAACGCGCGCAAACCTTGCAGAAGTGTCTCTTTCAGGAACGGCATTACTTGATGAAATTCTCTTGCAAAGAAGATTGGAACTTGCGTTTGAAGGACATCGTTTTTTCGATTTGAAGAGAAGAGGGGAAGACGTCATTAAGGACGCCGGGAATGTATCATTCCATGATTTTAGAATGTTAGGAAGACTTCCTATTAGAGAAGTCGAAATTAATCCGAATCTTGTTCAAAACTTCGGTTACTAG
- a CDS encoding ligase-associated DNA damage response DEXH box helicase — protein MNQFADVWFYNQGWKAHDFQQKTWKAIQKGHSGLLNAPTGYGKTFAIWFGILDHYYAQSEGRRKTNLHTLWITPLRALSKEIYKAANTVSEGLELDYRIELRTGDTSATSRQRQRKNPPHAMITTPESVHLLLASKESTVYFKNLEFVVVDEWHELLGSKRGVLVELALSRLQAINPKLKIWGISATIGNLEEAKEILLGKKNKGVLVRANVDKRIQVETVLPDSIEKFPWAGHLGIRLLDKVVPIIHAHQSTLIFTNTRSQAEIWYQQLILNYPEFAGLLAIHHGSLSDEIRLWVEDALHEGRLKAVVCTSSLDLGVDFRPVDCVVQVGSPKGVARFLQRAGRSGHRPGEISKIYYVPTNSLEIIEGDSLKYAIRQHIVEQRIPYIRSFDVLIQYLMTLAVGDGFDADQIFAEIKQTHCFESVAREEFEECMAMLIHGGKSLSAYDDFHRLEKIDGLFKVTSRKLAMRHRLSIGAIVSDAMMRVKFMNGKYLGSIEESFISRLNQGEVFWFSGRQLELLSTHGMDVVVKPSTKKKGVVPSWMGGRFSISPDLGEAIRHSFQNIQKPNHQREEIAFLKPLFEEQKRRSQLPLDNELLVEYIETRYGYHLFAYPFEGKLVHEGMSQVIAYRLGKLKPATFSIATNEYGFELVSETPYEVDITLLRTLFSPVHLHEDINNGINVQEMAKRRFRDIAGIAGLVFQGFPGKNMKTKHLQANSGLFFSVFQDYDPNNLLLREAFDEVFDFQLEEGRMQKAFNRINAHHILLSLPEKLTPFAFPIFSESFRERYSNEDWQSRLEKLKMQLTLE, from the coding sequence ATGAATCAATTCGCAGATGTTTGGTTTTATAACCAAGGGTGGAAGGCACATGATTTTCAGCAGAAAACCTGGAAGGCTATTCAAAAAGGTCATTCCGGGTTACTGAATGCTCCCACGGGATACGGGAAGACCTTTGCTATCTGGTTCGGAATACTCGACCATTATTACGCACAGTCGGAGGGCAGAAGGAAGACTAATTTGCATACCCTTTGGATTACCCCATTACGTGCCCTGTCCAAAGAAATCTATAAAGCCGCCAACACCGTTTCAGAAGGTCTAGAATTGGATTATAGGATTGAATTGCGTACGGGTGATACCAGCGCAACCAGTAGACAGAGGCAACGCAAGAATCCGCCACACGCCATGATTACCACACCAGAGAGTGTTCATCTGTTGTTGGCCTCAAAGGAGAGTACTGTCTATTTCAAAAACCTTGAATTTGTAGTTGTCGACGAATGGCACGAGTTGTTAGGAAGTAAACGTGGCGTACTTGTAGAGCTGGCACTGAGTAGGCTCCAGGCTATCAATCCAAAATTGAAGATATGGGGAATTTCGGCTACGATTGGCAATTTGGAAGAAGCTAAGGAAATATTGTTAGGAAAGAAAAATAAAGGCGTTTTGGTAAGGGCAAATGTCGATAAGCGAATCCAGGTAGAAACTGTATTGCCTGATTCAATAGAGAAGTTTCCCTGGGCAGGCCATCTCGGTATCCGTTTATTGGATAAGGTAGTCCCCATTATTCACGCACATCAATCTACGCTTATTTTTACCAACACACGATCCCAAGCTGAGATATGGTATCAGCAGTTGATTCTCAATTACCCTGAATTTGCTGGACTGCTGGCCATACATCACGGCTCTTTGAGCGATGAGATAAGACTATGGGTTGAGGATGCACTCCATGAGGGACGGTTGAAAGCAGTTGTGTGTACAAGCAGTCTGGACTTAGGAGTAGATTTTCGACCCGTTGACTGCGTTGTTCAAGTGGGTTCGCCAAAAGGTGTCGCACGCTTTCTGCAACGAGCTGGACGATCTGGACATCGTCCAGGTGAAATATCCAAGATCTATTATGTCCCTACTAATTCATTGGAGATTATCGAAGGAGATTCACTGAAATATGCTATTCGTCAACATATAGTTGAACAACGGATTCCTTATATCCGCAGTTTCGATGTTCTGATCCAATATCTAATGACGTTGGCAGTGGGAGACGGATTTGATGCCGATCAAATTTTTGCAGAAATCAAGCAAACGCACTGCTTTGAGTCCGTTGCTCGGGAAGAGTTTGAGGAATGTATGGCGATGTTGATACATGGGGGGAAATCTTTATCTGCTTACGACGACTTTCATCGACTAGAGAAGATAGATGGTCTATTCAAGGTCACTTCTAGAAAATTGGCTATGCGACATCGTTTAAGCATTGGTGCTATTGTATCAGACGCTATGATGCGGGTCAAGTTTATGAACGGAAAGTATCTAGGGTCCATAGAAGAATCTTTTATCTCCAGATTAAACCAAGGAGAGGTTTTTTGGTTCTCAGGTAGGCAATTGGAGCTTCTGTCCACCCATGGAATGGATGTGGTCGTTAAACCATCGACTAAGAAAAAGGGCGTAGTTCCTTCCTGGATGGGCGGGAGATTTTCCATTTCACCCGATTTGGGAGAAGCTATCCGGCACAGTTTTCAAAATATTCAGAAACCAAATCATCAGCGTGAGGAAATCGCTTTCCTAAAGCCCCTCTTCGAGGAGCAGAAACGACGGTCGCAATTGCCACTTGATAATGAATTGCTTGTAGAATATATCGAAACTCGGTATGGATACCACCTATTCGCCTATCCTTTTGAGGGCAAGCTGGTACATGAAGGGATGTCTCAAGTCATTGCTTATCGTTTAGGAAAGCTTAAACCGGCCACATTTAGTATTGCGACCAATGAGTATGGTTTTGAGTTAGTATCTGAAACACCTTATGAGGTGGACATCACGTTGCTAAGGACACTTTTTTCTCCTGTGCATTTGCATGAAGATATCAATAACGGGATAAATGTACAAGAGATGGCAAAACGGAGATTCAGGGATATAGCCGGTATTGCAGGGTTGGTTTTTCAGGGATTTCCAGGGAAGAATATGAAGACCAAGCATCTACAGGCAAATTCCGGTTTGTTTTTTTCGGTCTTCCAAGATTACGATCCCAACAATTTGTTATTGCGTGAAGCCTTCGACGAAGTGTTTGATTTTCAATTAGAAGAAGGTCGAATGCAAAAGGCGTTTAATCGTATCAATGCCCATCATATACTCCTTTCGTTACCGGAGAAACTAACTCCTTTCGCCTTTCCCATCTTTTCGGAATCATTTAGAGAGCGATACAGTAATGAAGATTGGCAAAGCCGTTTGGAAAAACTTAAAATGCAATTAACTTTGGAGTAA
- the pdeM gene encoding ligase-associated DNA damage response endonuclease PdeM, protein MAKRIVLNGLDCFMLPQKVLYIPDYRLLVVSDWHLGKLTHFRKEGIFIPPVQINEEIDRMELLLEELPVERVVLLGDLFHSEWNEDWRQFTFFIQRYPHISFVLTKGNHDILAIDHWREAKINVVPLYMLKEGLVFSHEPQPDLPNYMINIVGHVHPGCLLKVKGRQSFRLPCFHLAERILTLPAYGKWTGVQVLPQIEGVRFFPIINDEVLEL, encoded by the coding sequence ATGGCAAAGCGGATTGTATTAAATGGATTGGATTGTTTTATGTTACCACAGAAGGTGCTCTATATTCCGGACTATAGATTGCTGGTCGTTTCCGATTGGCATTTGGGAAAATTGACCCATTTCAGAAAAGAAGGTATTTTTATTCCGCCAGTACAAATCAATGAAGAAATAGATCGAATGGAGTTGTTATTGGAGGAGCTTCCCGTCGAGCGGGTAGTCTTGCTGGGGGATTTATTCCATTCTGAATGGAATGAGGATTGGCGACAATTCACCTTCTTTATACAACGCTATCCCCACATATCTTTTGTACTTACCAAGGGCAACCATGATATTTTAGCTATTGACCATTGGCGTGAGGCGAAGATTAATGTAGTACCACTGTATATGTTGAAAGAAGGATTAGTCTTCTCTCATGAACCTCAGCCCGATTTACCAAACTATATGATTAACATAGTGGGACATGTGCATCCGGGATGTTTGTTAAAGGTTAAAGGGAGGCAAAGCTTCCGGTTACCCTGTTTTCACTTAGCTGAGCGCATTCTCACTCTTCCTGCATATGGAAAATGGACGGGTGTTCAGGTGTTGCCCCAAATAGAGGGAGTTCGATTTTTCCCCATTATTAATGATGAGGTTTTAGAGCTATAA